The Odocoileus virginianus isolate 20LAN1187 ecotype Illinois chromosome 12, Ovbor_1.2, whole genome shotgun sequence genome has a segment encoding these proteins:
- the TCHP gene encoding trichoplein keratin filament-binding protein isoform X2, with protein sequence MHAYQREKMKEEGMKRLEARRQRLRQLLVEEQDLLARQLEELRLNMNLREGRIREQHGNLKAAREEQRKLIAERLLYEHWKKNDPKLREIESDLHKRHVINAWETQKEEKKQQEAAEEEKGKRFENEYETARREALERMKAEEDRRQLESKLQAEALRQQMEELKVKEMEATKLKKEQENLLKQRWELERLEEERRQMAALRQKAELGRFLRHQYNVKLNRRTQQIQEELEADKRILQALLEEEDEDQRVQRARREQALADVAWMKRVIEEQLQLERAREAELQMLLREEAKEMWEKREAEWARERSARDRLMSEVLAGRQQQIQEKIEQNRRAQEESLRLREQLIQDLEEARESARREKEESEELKSARKQELEAQVAERQLQVWEADQQEKEEEEEARRAEQLTAALLQQEAKMMAKQGYRPKPYGHPRIAWN encoded by the exons ATGCATGCCTACCAGCGGGAGAAGatgaaggaggaggggatgaagCGTCTGGAGGCCCGACGGCAGAGACTCCGGCAGCTTTTGGTGGAGGAGCAAGACTTGCTGGCCAGGCAACTGGAGGAGCTGAGGCTGAACATGAACTTGAGGGAAGGGAGAATCCGGGAGCAGCACGGGAACCTGAAGGCAGCCCGAGAGGAGCAAAGGAAACTG ATTGCTGAACGACTTTTGtatgaacactggaaaaagaaCGACCCCAAACTTCGAGAG ATCGAATCGGACCTTCACAAGAGGCATGTGATAAACGCTTGggaaacacagaaagaggaaaaaaaacag CAAGAAGCCGccgaagaggaaaagggaaaacgATTTGAAAATGAGTATGAAACGGCGCGCCGAGAAGCACTGGAACGGATGAAAGCCGAAGAGGACAGGAGGCAGCTGGAGAGTAAGCTGCAGGCGGAGGCGCTGCGCCAGCAGATGGAGGAGCTGAAGGTGAAGGAGATGGAG GCCACCAAACTGAAGAAGGAGCAGGAGAATCTGCTGAAGCAGCGCTGGGAGctggagaggctggaggaggagaggcGGCAGATGGCAGCCTTGCGGCAGAAGGCGGAACTGGG ACGCTTCCTGAGACATCAGTATAATGTGAAGCTCAATAGACGCACACAGCAGATCCAAGAGGAACTG GAGGCGGACAAGCGCATCCTGCAGGCGCTGCTagaggaggaggacgaggacCAGCGTGTGCAGCGGGCCCGGCGGGAGCAGGCCCTGGCCGACGTGGCCTGGATGAAGCGGGTCATTGAGGAGCAGCTGCAGCTGGAGCGGGCGCGGGAGGCAGAGCTGCAGATGCTGCTGAG GGAAGAGGCCAAGGAAAtgtgggagaagagagaggcagagtggGCCCGTGAGAGGAGCGCTCGAGACCGGCTGATGAGCGAG GTCCTGGCAGGAAGACAACAACAGATCCAGGAAAAGATTGAACAAAACCGACGGGCTCAGGAGGAATCCCTGAGACTCAGAGAGCAACTTATTCAAGATCTTGAGGAGGCAAGAGAGTCAGCTCGTcgtgagaaagaggagagtgaggagcTGAAGTCGGCCAGGAAGCAGGAGCTGGAAGCCCAG GTGGCAGAGCGGCAGCTGCAGGTGTGGGAGGCAGACcagcaggagaaggaggaggaagaggaggcgaGACGGGCAGAGCAGCTCACGGCTgccctgctgcagcaggaggcGAAGATGATGGCTAAGCAGGGCTACCGGCCCAAG ccTTATGGACATCCCAGAATTGCTTGGAACTGA
- the TCHP gene encoding trichoplein keratin filament-binding protein isoform X1, with amino-acid sequence MALPTLPSSWCSRRLPDQQAARQRRQEQEAHLRQQWDRNSRYFQVSDICSSKQAEWSSRASYQRSMHAYQREKMKEEGMKRLEARRQRLRQLLVEEQDLLARQLEELRLNMNLREGRIREQHGNLKAAREEQRKLIAERLLYEHWKKNDPKLREIESDLHKRHVINAWETQKEEKKQQEAAEEEKGKRFENEYETARREALERMKAEEDRRQLESKLQAEALRQQMEELKVKEMEATKLKKEQENLLKQRWELERLEEERRQMAALRQKAELGRFLRHQYNVKLNRRTQQIQEELEADKRILQALLEEEDEDQRVQRARREQALADVAWMKRVIEEQLQLERAREAELQMLLREEAKEMWEKREAEWARERSARDRLMSEVLAGRQQQIQEKIEQNRRAQEESLRLREQLIQDLEEARESARREKEESEELKSARKQELEAQVAERQLQVWEADQQEKEEEEEARRAEQLTAALLQQEAKMMAKQGYRPKPYGHPRIAWN; translated from the exons ATGGCACTCCCCACGCTGCCCTCCTCCTGGTGCAGCCGGCGGCTCCCGGATCAGCAGGCCGCCCGACAGCGCCGCCAGGAGCAGGAGGCACATCTTCGGCAGCAGTGGGACCGGAACAGCCGCTACTTCCAGGTGTCTGACATCTGCAGCTCTAAACAGGCAGAGTGGAGCTCCAGGGCCTCCTACCAGCGGAG CATGCATGCCTACCAGCGGGAGAAGatgaaggaggaggggatgaagCGTCTGGAGGCCCGACGGCAGAGACTCCGGCAGCTTTTGGTGGAGGAGCAAGACTTGCTGGCCAGGCAACTGGAGGAGCTGAGGCTGAACATGAACTTGAGGGAAGGGAGAATCCGGGAGCAGCACGGGAACCTGAAGGCAGCCCGAGAGGAGCAAAGGAAACTG ATTGCTGAACGACTTTTGtatgaacactggaaaaagaaCGACCCCAAACTTCGAGAG ATCGAATCGGACCTTCACAAGAGGCATGTGATAAACGCTTGggaaacacagaaagaggaaaaaaaacag CAAGAAGCCGccgaagaggaaaagggaaaacgATTTGAAAATGAGTATGAAACGGCGCGCCGAGAAGCACTGGAACGGATGAAAGCCGAAGAGGACAGGAGGCAGCTGGAGAGTAAGCTGCAGGCGGAGGCGCTGCGCCAGCAGATGGAGGAGCTGAAGGTGAAGGAGATGGAG GCCACCAAACTGAAGAAGGAGCAGGAGAATCTGCTGAAGCAGCGCTGGGAGctggagaggctggaggaggagaggcGGCAGATGGCAGCCTTGCGGCAGAAGGCGGAACTGGG ACGCTTCCTGAGACATCAGTATAATGTGAAGCTCAATAGACGCACACAGCAGATCCAAGAGGAACTG GAGGCGGACAAGCGCATCCTGCAGGCGCTGCTagaggaggaggacgaggacCAGCGTGTGCAGCGGGCCCGGCGGGAGCAGGCCCTGGCCGACGTGGCCTGGATGAAGCGGGTCATTGAGGAGCAGCTGCAGCTGGAGCGGGCGCGGGAGGCAGAGCTGCAGATGCTGCTGAG GGAAGAGGCCAAGGAAAtgtgggagaagagagaggcagagtggGCCCGTGAGAGGAGCGCTCGAGACCGGCTGATGAGCGAG GTCCTGGCAGGAAGACAACAACAGATCCAGGAAAAGATTGAACAAAACCGACGGGCTCAGGAGGAATCCCTGAGACTCAGAGAGCAACTTATTCAAGATCTTGAGGAGGCAAGAGAGTCAGCTCGTcgtgagaaagaggagagtgaggagcTGAAGTCGGCCAGGAAGCAGGAGCTGGAAGCCCAG GTGGCAGAGCGGCAGCTGCAGGTGTGGGAGGCAGACcagcaggagaaggaggaggaagaggaggcgaGACGGGCAGAGCAGCTCACGGCTgccctgctgcagcaggaggcGAAGATGATGGCTAAGCAGGGCTACCGGCCCAAG ccTTATGGACATCCCAGAATTGCTTGGAACTGA